One region of Rhodocaloribacter litoris genomic DNA includes:
- a CDS encoding TonB-dependent receptor, protein MMMSIRLPEQRSRFIRPRPLLHPLPAVLLKVLSRCFSALVLLLLPLTVHAQSGKIAGRVTDARTGEPLPGVNIVIEGTVTGTTTNVDGYYTLLNVPPGTYRLRASFVGFTPQVVEEVRVNIDLTTTVNFALREEIVQGEEIVVTAERPVVQPDLSASMATVESETIERLPVASISGVVGLQAGIQGLSIRGSGSDELAFNLNGLTLRDERNNAPYTSLSLAAVQEVQVQTGGFNAEYGNVRSGVINVITKEGHANRYEADLILRYSPPAQKHFGPPANDPDSYWIRPYLDPEVAWTGTKNGAWDRATQAQYPEFDGWIAESEKRLNDDDPSNDMSPQALQEAFRWQFRKKMEIVKPDYVVDLGVGGPLPILSRPLGNARFYASYREDREMYLIPLSRDSFRDRSGHIKLTSDLAPGIKLSVEALMGKTTGTVSNFSGLPGIFRSPSSIASAMSQVSFIDTRIFASDYWAPTSIRRNMQGLKLTHALDEASFYEVRFTRFASAYDTRPGRPRDNTPVVFFGGVGFDEAPFGFEDEPTNAVTGMRTGVGMSTARDTSRVVVWNLKGDYTRQVNRFLQLKSGIELNLTESKVRYGRFDAFLPSSNVISRWDRKPFRGSAYIQGKLEFQGMIANAGLRLDAFRAGGDWYDLHENPFSIGFRSVVALDTALTRIPTRTITALSPRLGVSFPVTSFSKLFFNYGHFRSLPDPNNLFLVEYFPQTGQISELANPNMPLPKTIAYEIGYEHALLDQFLIRMAGYYKDVSLLPRTVNYISRDGQVDYFAREPLAYQDIRGFELTFARNRGRWIQGFINYTYMVFSSGYFGFRQVNQNPTVQRQFEESDAERRNASFRPVPQPYGRINLDILFPDEFGPGLGSLRPLGGLRMSFIGRWQRGSALTWTGGGSVPGVVNNLRFRDSYALDLRITKAFEVAGARAQLFIDVFNVLNRKELSFSGMVDGNDFLAYMRSLHLPPSDAYDNIPGNDRPGDYRDYDVPFVPIDPITTREQVGTPEAGRIYYERNTAQYLEYVDGNWQPVPEDRMNRILKEKAYIDMPNMQFLTFLNPRDIYFGLRLSL, encoded by the coding sequence ATGATGATGTCGATACGTCTCCCTGAACAGAGAAGCCGCTTCATACGTCCGCGTCCGTTGCTGCATCCTTTGCCCGCGGTGCTCCTCAAGGTACTCAGCCGGTGCTTCTCCGCTCTGGTTCTGCTCCTGCTGCCCTTGACCGTCCACGCGCAATCGGGCAAGATTGCAGGGCGCGTGACGGATGCACGCACCGGCGAACCTCTTCCGGGGGTCAACATCGTCATCGAAGGCACGGTCACCGGCACGACCACAAACGTCGACGGCTACTATACCTTACTCAACGTGCCCCCCGGGACTTACCGCCTGCGCGCATCCTTCGTGGGTTTCACACCGCAGGTCGTCGAGGAGGTACGTGTCAACATCGACCTGACGACGACCGTTAACTTCGCTCTGCGGGAGGAAATAGTGCAGGGGGAAGAGATCGTCGTCACCGCCGAGCGACCGGTGGTGCAACCCGACCTTTCGGCCAGCATGGCGACCGTGGAGTCGGAAACCATCGAACGGCTACCCGTGGCAAGCATCAGCGGGGTCGTCGGGCTACAAGCCGGTATCCAGGGACTTTCGATTCGCGGAAGCGGTAGCGACGAACTGGCTTTCAACCTCAACGGCCTCACCCTGCGTGACGAACGCAACAATGCCCCCTACACGTCGCTCAGCCTGGCCGCCGTGCAGGAGGTGCAGGTGCAAACGGGCGGCTTCAATGCCGAGTACGGCAATGTGCGATCCGGCGTCATCAACGTGATCACCAAAGAGGGACACGCGAACCGCTATGAAGCCGACCTGATCCTGCGCTACAGCCCTCCGGCTCAAAAGCACTTCGGCCCGCCAGCCAACGACCCCGATTCTTACTGGATCCGGCCCTATCTCGACCCGGAAGTAGCCTGGACCGGCACCAAGAACGGAGCCTGGGACCGCGCAACCCAGGCGCAGTATCCCGAGTTCGACGGCTGGATCGCCGAGTCCGAAAAACGCCTCAACGACGACGATCCATCGAACGACATGTCGCCCCAGGCACTGCAGGAAGCCTTCCGGTGGCAGTTCAGGAAAAAGATGGAGATCGTCAAACCGGACTACGTGGTCGACCTCGGAGTAGGCGGTCCCCTGCCGATCCTCTCTCGCCCGCTCGGCAATGCACGTTTTTACGCCTCGTACCGGGAAGACCGGGAGATGTACCTGATCCCGCTCTCGCGCGACAGCTTCCGGGACCGGAGCGGCCACATCAAACTGACCAGCGACCTGGCGCCGGGCATCAAGCTGAGCGTGGAAGCGCTCATGGGCAAAACGACGGGCACAGTCAGCAATTTCTCGGGCCTACCCGGCATTTTCCGGTCTCCGTCCAGCATCGCCTCGGCGATGAGCCAGGTCAGCTTTATCGACACACGAATCTTCGCAAGCGATTACTGGGCTCCGACTTCTATTCGGCGCAACATGCAGGGGCTCAAGCTGACCCACGCCCTCGACGAGGCCAGTTTCTATGAGGTACGCTTTACACGCTTTGCCTCGGCCTATGACACCCGGCCCGGCCGCCCCCGGGACAACACCCCGGTCGTCTTCTTCGGAGGCGTCGGCTTCGACGAGGCTCCCTTCGGCTTTGAAGATGAACCCACCAATGCCGTAACCGGCATGCGAACAGGCGTCGGTATGAGCACAGCCCGCGACACGAGCCGGGTCGTCGTCTGGAACCTGAAGGGAGATTACACCCGGCAGGTCAACCGCTTCCTGCAACTCAAATCGGGAATCGAACTGAACCTGACGGAGAGCAAGGTACGCTACGGCCGCTTCGATGCCTTTTTACCCAGTTCCAACGTGATCTCCCGCTGGGATCGCAAGCCCTTCCGCGGATCGGCCTACATACAGGGCAAACTGGAATTCCAGGGCATGATTGCCAACGCAGGATTGCGTCTGGATGCGTTCCGGGCTGGAGGCGATTGGTACGATCTGCACGAAAATCCCTTCTCGATCGGGTTCCGCTCCGTAGTCGCCCTAGACACCGCGCTGACGCGCATACCAACCCGGACCATCACCGCCCTGAGCCCGCGCCTGGGCGTCTCCTTCCCGGTCACCTCCTTCAGTAAGCTGTTCTTCAACTACGGGCACTTCCGCTCCCTGCCCGACCCCAACAACCTGTTCCTCGTCGAATACTTTCCTCAGACGGGGCAAATCAGCGAGCTGGCCAATCCGAACATGCCTCTGCCGAAGACCATTGCCTATGAGATCGGCTATGAGCATGCGCTACTCGACCAGTTCCTCATTCGCATGGCCGGCTACTACAAGGACGTTTCACTGCTTCCGCGCACCGTCAACTACATCAGCCGGGATGGCCAGGTCGACTATTTTGCACGCGAACCGCTTGCCTACCAGGACATTCGAGGCTTCGAACTGACCTTCGCACGCAACCGGGGACGATGGATCCAGGGCTTCATCAACTACACCTATATGGTGTTCTCGAGCGGATACTTTGGCTTCCGCCAGGTTAATCAGAATCCGACCGTACAACGCCAGTTTGAAGAAAGCGACGCCGAACGACGCAATGCCTCGTTCCGTCCGGTACCCCAGCCGTATGGGCGCATCAACTTGGATATTCTCTTTCCCGACGAGTTCGGTCCAGGCCTGGGGTCGCTGCGGCCCTTGGGCGGCCTGCGTATGAGCTTCATCGGACGCTGGCAACGCGGCAGCGCGCTCACCTGGACGGGCGGAGGGTCCGTACCCGGTGTGGTCAATAACCTGCGTTTCCGGGACTCTTATGCCCTGGATCTACGCATCACCAAGGCCTTTGAGGTGGCCGGAGCACGTGCTCAGCTCTTCATCGACGTGTTCAACGTGCTGAACCGCAAAGAGCTTTCCTTCAGCGGCATGGTCGATGGCAACGATTTCCTTGCCTACATGCGCTCGCTGCACCTGCCTCCGTCGGACGCTTATGACAATATCCCCGGTAACGACAGACCGGGAGACTACCGCGACTACGACGTCCCCTTTGTCCCCATCGACCCGATCACGACCCGGGAACAGGTCGGCACCCCTGAAGCGGGTCGTATCTACTATGAGCGCAACACGGCCCAGTACCTGGAATACGTCGACGGAAACTGGCAACCCGTACCCGAAGACCGGATGAACCGCATTCTCAAGGAAAAAGCCTATATCGACATGCCCAACATGCAGTTTCTGACATTTCTGAACCCCCGAGACATCTACTTTGGCCTCAGGCTTAGTCTTTAA
- a CDS encoding PorV/PorQ family protein, translating into MNPFSSRRQHPHGLGSVVGFLLALLLPFSEPAHAQENLQKLAQTGMKFLSVSVDPRAAALGDAVTAMEGDVTSLYYNPSGMALQQHALTFMAAQVTWIADIRYNNLGFSLRPFGGRLGVFGFTLTAVDYGHIKTTVRANNEQGFERLPDIRPTALALGIGYARALTDRFAIGGHIKWVHQDLGNSVTQRTGNGYLLQENTLGVLAFDFGMRYQTGFRSLTFAVAARNFAEEVVYEEESFQLPLALRLGLAMNVLDLTNTPSSTHTLLLTIDAETPRDYDELIKVGAEYTFLNALSLRAGYMFPTDEQGINLGLGIRQQVGGLLLGLDYAYTDFGVFNESASLYGLSGVHRVAMRLSL; encoded by the coding sequence ATGAATCCTTTCTCTTCTCGGCGACAACATCCCCACGGGCTTGGGAGCGTAGTCGGGTTTCTGCTCGCGTTGCTTCTCCCCTTTTCGGAACCAGCCCATGCCCAGGAAAACCTTCAAAAGCTGGCCCAGACGGGCATGAAGTTTCTCAGCGTTTCGGTGGACCCCCGGGCGGCCGCGCTGGGCGATGCCGTCACCGCCATGGAAGGCGACGTGACCTCGCTCTACTATAACCCCTCGGGCATGGCTCTGCAGCAACATGCCCTCACGTTCATGGCGGCCCAGGTCACCTGGATCGCTGATATCCGCTACAACAACCTCGGCTTTTCCCTCCGCCCCTTCGGTGGACGGCTGGGAGTCTTCGGGTTCACCCTGACCGCCGTCGACTACGGCCATATCAAAACCACGGTGCGTGCCAATAACGAGCAGGGTTTCGAACGCCTGCCCGACATCCGCCCAACGGCCCTAGCCCTGGGAATAGGGTACGCACGTGCACTTACCGACCGGTTTGCCATCGGAGGGCACATCAAATGGGTGCACCAGGATCTCGGCAACAGTGTCACACAACGCACCGGCAATGGCTACCTCCTGCAGGAAAATACCCTGGGCGTCCTGGCATTCGACTTCGGCATGCGGTATCAGACCGGCTTTCGCAGCCTCACCTTCGCCGTGGCCGCCCGCAATTTCGCCGAAGAGGTGGTCTATGAAGAAGAAAGCTTCCAGTTACCGCTGGCGCTGCGTCTCGGCCTTGCCATGAACGTGCTGGATCTCACAAACACGCCTTCCAGCACCCACACCCTGCTCCTCACCATAGACGCCGAAACCCCGCGCGATTATGACGAGCTCATCAAAGTGGGGGCAGAATACACTTTCCTGAACGCATTGTCCCTGCGGGCAGGATACATGTTCCCCACCGACGAACAGGGCATCAACTTGGGGCTGGGGATCCGCCAGCAGGTCGGGGGACTGCTGCTCGGGCTGGACTATGCCTACACCGACTTCGGCGTCTTTAACGAATCTGCCAGCCTCTACGGTCTCTCGGGTGTTCACCGTGTGGCCATGCGCCTTTCCCTCTGA
- a CDS encoding MFS transporter — MRETGTGIRLGLRENWQQFVLLLLVNGFVGVMVGVERSVLSLLAETVFGVASATAALSFLIAFGLTKAVANYVAGDLAQRVGRRRLLLIGWLFALPVPLLLGWAPSWNWVVAANLLLGVNQGLAWSATVIMKIDLVGPRQRGLAMGLNEFAGYLAVALAALGAGYLAAAYGPRSGPVWIGGAAALLGLGFTLFFVRDTGAHVELEHAMVAPAAGGGPEELPSGFRARLWYASWRHRSLFATNQAGFVNNLNDGLAWGLFPLFFALEGLSFREIGWLAALYPAVWGIAQVGTGALSDRTGRRLLIVSGMMLQALGLGLFAWATGFYGWATAAVILGLGTAAVYPTLIAQVSDLVAPRDRAGGVGIYRLWRDLGYVAGGLLAGVLADLLGYRVAIAFVAVLTALSGTVALRYLPARPGARREAGST, encoded by the coding sequence ATGCGCGAGACCGGGACAGGCATTCGGCTGGGACTGCGGGAGAACTGGCAACAGTTCGTGCTCCTGCTGCTGGTGAACGGTTTCGTCGGCGTCATGGTGGGGGTGGAGCGCTCGGTGCTTTCGCTGCTGGCCGAGACGGTGTTCGGGGTGGCTTCGGCGACGGCGGCCCTCTCGTTCCTGATCGCCTTCGGGCTGACGAAGGCCGTTGCCAACTACGTGGCGGGCGACCTGGCACAGCGTGTCGGCCGCCGCCGCCTTCTGCTCATCGGCTGGCTTTTTGCCCTGCCCGTTCCGCTCCTGCTCGGATGGGCGCCCTCCTGGAACTGGGTGGTCGCCGCGAATCTGCTGCTGGGGGTGAACCAGGGGCTCGCCTGGTCCGCCACCGTGATCATGAAGATCGACCTGGTGGGACCCCGGCAGCGTGGTCTCGCCATGGGCCTCAACGAGTTCGCCGGTTACCTGGCGGTTGCCCTCGCCGCGCTGGGGGCCGGCTACCTGGCTGCGGCCTACGGGCCCCGCAGCGGTCCCGTGTGGATCGGCGGGGCGGCGGCGCTGCTCGGGCTGGGGTTCACCCTGTTCTTCGTGCGCGACACCGGGGCGCACGTCGAACTCGAGCACGCGATGGTCGCCCCGGCGGCGGGAGGCGGGCCGGAGGAGCTGCCTTCGGGCTTCCGGGCGAGGCTGTGGTATGCGAGCTGGAGGCACCGGTCCCTTTTCGCCACGAACCAGGCCGGCTTCGTCAACAACCTCAACGACGGGCTTGCCTGGGGTCTCTTCCCGCTCTTTTTCGCCCTCGAAGGGCTGTCTTTCCGCGAGATCGGCTGGCTGGCGGCGCTCTATCCGGCCGTATGGGGGATCGCCCAGGTGGGCACGGGGGCACTCTCCGACCGCACCGGGCGGCGCCTGCTCATCGTCTCGGGCATGATGCTGCAGGCCCTGGGGCTCGGGCTCTTTGCGTGGGCGACGGGCTTTTACGGGTGGGCCACGGCGGCGGTGATCCTCGGGCTCGGCACGGCGGCGGTCTACCCGACGTTGATCGCCCAGGTGAGCGACCTCGTGGCGCCCCGCGACCGTGCCGGCGGCGTGGGGATCTACCGGCTCTGGCGGGACCTCGGCTACGTCGCCGGTGGCCTGCTGGCCGGGGTGCTGGCCGACCTGCTCGGCTACCGCGTCGCCATCGCGTTCGTGGCGGTGCTGACCGCCCTCTCCGGCACGGTCGCCCTCCGGTACCTGCCGGCGCGACCCGGTGCCCGGCGGGAAGCCGGTTCCACCTGA
- a CDS encoding sulfite exporter TauE/SafE family protein: MSEPFTAALLFGVGLLAGVLNVMAGGGSAFTLPALIFLGLDGATANGTNRVAILTGSLFAAAAFRREKVSRLRRSLAFGLWTLPGAVAGAVAAVRISDAWFQRILGLVMVGVVVSMLLPRHEDASTTTEGTSSWWIYPALLGIGFYGGFIQVGVGFLLMAAFYHLLRMNLVYVNLHKVTVVLLYTLPALAVFAWNGNVDWVLGVSLSAGNALGSWWAARLAVRRGEGVIRLVMILALLLMAARLLGVI, from the coding sequence ATGTCCGAGCCATTCACCGCCGCGCTGCTTTTCGGGGTCGGATTGCTGGCCGGCGTGCTCAACGTGATGGCGGGCGGAGGGTCGGCCTTCACGCTGCCCGCCCTGATTTTTCTGGGACTTGACGGGGCCACGGCCAACGGTACGAACCGCGTCGCCATTCTCACCGGAAGCCTTTTTGCCGCCGCCGCTTTTCGCCGGGAGAAGGTGAGCCGCCTGCGCCGGAGCCTGGCGTTCGGCCTGTGGACGTTGCCCGGTGCGGTGGCCGGTGCCGTGGCGGCCGTGCGTATCAGCGATGCCTGGTTTCAACGCATCCTGGGGCTCGTCATGGTGGGCGTCGTCGTCTCGATGCTGTTGCCCCGGCACGAGGATGCCTCCACCACGACCGAGGGGACGTCGTCGTGGTGGATCTACCCGGCGCTGCTGGGCATCGGTTTCTACGGCGGGTTCATCCAGGTGGGCGTCGGCTTCCTGCTCATGGCGGCGTTCTATCATCTGCTGCGGATGAACCTGGTCTATGTGAACCTGCACAAGGTGACGGTGGTGCTGCTCTACACGCTGCCCGCCCTGGCCGTCTTTGCGTGGAACGGCAACGTGGACTGGGTGCTGGGGGTGAGCCTGTCCGCGGGCAATGCACTCGGTTCCTGGTGGGCTGCCCGCCTGGCCGTGCGGCGTGGCGAGGGGGTGATCCGCCTAGTGATGATCCTGGCCCTTCTGCTCATGGCCGCCAGGCTCCTGGGGGTGATCTGA
- a CDS encoding glycoside hydrolase family 10 protein has product MARYLLPFTCFLAGLLLQSIPAPGQTLSTEHSHTVYPKEEFRGTWIATVHNLDWPRSTSPTAQQSELIALLDELKTAGINAVFFQVRSAADAFYASSYEPWSAWLTGEQGRPPEPFYDPLAFAIEEAHKRGMELHAWINPFRAVTGDTPLAPNHIAVTHPEWLLSFDGGNLKILNPGIPDVRSYIADVIMDIVTRYDVDGIHYDDYFYPYPPNEITTEDQDTYATYGTGFTSIATWRRYNINMFVRTVHERLTAFEQETGRIIKHGVSPFGIWRSGVPAGIVGLSAYDVIYADAPNWLAQGWIDYLVPQLYWPFGGGQDYAKLAPWWASQMNGRHLYTGHGLYRSDPNTYAGTLFSPGEIPAQVRFNRARDDIHGSVFFRARNLTTYPSQGFSDSLKTDLFAVPALTPMMTWKDLIPPPAPVAFSYTWLDDETIALSWSLPEVNETNTEARRFAVYRVQADSPPDPETVLADSRNLLGVTGTLSWHDRPPASPVPYHYYVTAVSANSVESTATAPVSVFGRAVAVEPDVPPLTLHLQANYPNPFREATTIRFGLRASAHVTLTVYNVLGQEVRRLVDAVLAPGTHEVRWDGRSRAGDPLPSGTYFLLLSDGRQRQSLAATRVR; this is encoded by the coding sequence ATGGCCCGTTATCTGCTCCCCTTCACCTGCTTCCTGGCCGGCCTGCTGCTTCAGTCCATCCCCGCGCCGGGACAAACCCTTTCGACGGAGCACTCCCACACCGTCTATCCCAAAGAAGAATTCAGGGGTACCTGGATCGCCACGGTCCATAACCTCGACTGGCCCCGGAGCACCTCCCCCACGGCGCAGCAGAGCGAGCTTATCGCCCTGCTGGACGAACTGAAGACAGCAGGCATCAATGCCGTCTTCTTTCAGGTGCGTTCCGCCGCCGATGCGTTCTATGCCTCCTCCTACGAACCCTGGTCGGCCTGGCTCACCGGCGAACAGGGCCGCCCCCCCGAACCCTTCTACGATCCCCTGGCCTTCGCCATCGAAGAAGCCCACAAACGGGGCATGGAACTGCATGCCTGGATCAACCCCTTCCGCGCCGTGACCGGCGACACGCCCCTCGCCCCGAACCACATTGCGGTCACGCACCCGGAATGGCTCCTGAGCTTCGACGGCGGTAACCTGAAAATCCTCAACCCCGGCATCCCCGACGTCCGCTCCTACATTGCCGACGTGATCATGGACATCGTCACGCGCTACGACGTCGACGGCATCCATTATGACGACTATTTCTACCCTTATCCCCCCAACGAGATCACGACGGAAGACCAGGACACCTACGCCACGTACGGCACCGGCTTTACGAGCATCGCCACCTGGCGCCGGTACAACATCAACATGTTCGTCCGGACCGTGCACGAACGCCTCACGGCCTTCGAACAGGAAACCGGACGGATCATCAAACACGGCGTGAGCCCCTTCGGCATCTGGCGCAGCGGCGTTCCGGCCGGCATCGTGGGCCTTTCAGCCTACGACGTGATTTATGCGGATGCCCCGAACTGGCTCGCACAGGGTTGGATCGACTACCTCGTCCCCCAGCTCTACTGGCCTTTCGGAGGCGGGCAGGACTATGCCAAACTGGCCCCCTGGTGGGCCTCGCAGATGAACGGGCGCCACCTCTACACCGGCCACGGCCTCTACCGCAGCGACCCCAACACGTACGCCGGCACCCTCTTTTCCCCCGGCGAAATCCCCGCCCAGGTGCGCTTCAACCGCGCCCGGGACGACATCCACGGCAGCGTGTTCTTCCGGGCCCGCAACCTCACCACCTATCCCTCCCAGGGCTTCTCCGACTCGCTCAAAACGGACCTCTTCGCCGTACCGGCCCTCACGCCGATGATGACGTGGAAAGACCTGATCCCCCCGCCGGCCCCCGTCGCCTTCTCCTATACCTGGCTCGATGACGAGACGATAGCGCTCTCGTGGTCGCTGCCGGAAGTCAACGAAACCAACACGGAAGCGCGGCGATTCGCCGTCTACCGCGTCCAGGCCGACAGCCCGCCGGACCCGGAAACCGTCCTGGCCGACAGCCGCAACCTGCTGGGTGTGACGGGCACCCTCTCCTGGCACGACCGCCCGCCCGCATCCCCTGTCCCCTACCACTACTACGTCACCGCCGTGAGCGCCAACTCCGTGGAAAGCACGGCCACCGCACCGGTCAGCGTCTTCGGCCGGGCGGTGGCCGTAGAACCGGACGTTCCGCCCCTCACCCTGCACCTTCAGGCAAACTACCCCAACCCCTTCCGAGAGGCGACGACGATCAGGTTCGGCCTCCGGGCCTCCGCCCACGTCACGCTCACGGTCTACAACGTGCTGGGCCAGGAGGTGCGGCGCCTCGTCGACGCCGTGCTGGCACCGGGCACCCACGAGGTACGATGGGACGGACGGAGCCGTGCCGGTGACCCCCTGCCCAGCGGCACCTATTTCCTCCTCCTCTCCGACGGGCGACAACGCCAAAGCCTCGCCGCCACGCGGGTGCGATAG
- a CDS encoding T9SS type A sorting domain-containing protein, with translation MQRTLLPLIGLILLLPAHVFGQWRFEGVFPPDPDLQFSSTHGVAVDPDGKIWIQPFGATDSVQVPFFQADDPEGRDGYRDVQVIYVFNPDGTPADFSPVKFLDFPGGERDTLGGFLGVDSNGNKAWQNRTGRGLTTDADGNVIASQFTMLYKIDYTNGAGLAKVNTNTVLDPRGITEAAVDENNNVYVSGVFPGDPIAIYDSDLNYLGNAIDVTHGFSRGFEVSPDGNRIFWAGYTNNAVIEYARPDEFSPYDSIGVVIPGVDAESMRRDPLTGYLWVAAGSPNDPPNDYEGFNTRWLPQTWYSFDINDLTPNTVPTPQGSITWSNDETIYAGFVDGRPRGLAFSPDGNMAYVAQFSQIAPSVQVFSRADGVSLGEPTRLEQLDDVPSTFSLSPNFPNPFRDRTRITFSLEQPAHVRLKIYDLLGREKAVLVDRLLGSGTYEEVLDATNWHSGTYLYVLEANEQRRYGTMILIR, from the coding sequence ATGCAAAGAACCCTGCTACCACTTATCGGCCTGATCCTCCTGTTGCCGGCCCACGTTTTCGGGCAGTGGCGGTTCGAAGGCGTCTTCCCCCCTGATCCGGACTTGCAATTCAGCTCGACCCACGGTGTCGCCGTCGATCCGGACGGTAAGATCTGGATTCAGCCCTTCGGTGCCACCGACAGCGTGCAGGTCCCCTTCTTCCAAGCCGACGATCCGGAAGGCCGTGACGGATACCGTGACGTGCAAGTCATCTATGTATTCAACCCGGACGGCACACCGGCCGACTTCTCCCCCGTAAAATTTCTCGACTTTCCGGGAGGAGAACGTGACACGCTGGGAGGATTCCTCGGTGTGGATTCCAACGGAAACAAAGCCTGGCAGAACCGCACCGGGCGCGGGTTGACGACCGACGCCGACGGCAACGTCATCGCCTCTCAGTTCACCATGCTCTACAAGATAGATTACACCAATGGAGCCGGCCTCGCCAAGGTGAACACCAACACCGTGCTGGATCCACGAGGCATCACGGAGGCAGCCGTTGACGAAAACAACAACGTCTACGTTTCAGGCGTCTTTCCTGGCGACCCGATCGCCATCTACGACAGCGACCTCAACTACCTGGGGAACGCCATTGACGTCACGCACGGCTTCTCGCGCGGCTTCGAGGTCTCACCCGACGGCAACCGGATCTTCTGGGCTGGCTATACCAACAACGCCGTGATCGAATACGCTCGTCCGGACGAGTTCTCCCCGTATGATTCCATCGGTGTCGTCATCCCCGGGGTCGATGCCGAATCCATGCGCCGCGATCCGCTCACGGGCTACCTGTGGGTGGCGGCCGGCTCGCCCAACGACCCCCCCAACGACTACGAGGGCTTCAATACCCGCTGGCTCCCCCAGACGTGGTATTCCTTCGATATCAACGACCTGACGCCGAACACGGTACCGACTCCGCAGGGAAGCATCACCTGGTCGAACGACGAAACCATCTACGCAGGCTTCGTCGACGGCCGGCCGCGCGGCCTGGCGTTTTCTCCAGACGGTAATATGGCGTACGTAGCCCAGTTCAGCCAGATCGCACCGTCGGTACAGGTCTTCTCGCGGGCCGATGGCGTGTCACTGGGTGAACCGACCCGGCTGGAACAACTCGATGACGTCCCGTCGACCTTCTCCCTGTCGCCGAACTTTCCGAATCCCTTCCGGGACAGGACGCGCATCACCTTCTCGCTCGAACAACCCGCACACGTCCGGTTGAAAATCTATGACCTGCTGGGCCGTGAAAAGGCGGTGCTGGTGGATCGTCTCCTCGGAAGCGGAACGTACGAAGAGGTGCTCGACGCCACAAACTGGCATAGCGGCACCTATCTGTACGTGCTCGAAGCCAACGAACAACGTCGTTATGGAACCATGATCCTGATCCGCTGA
- a CDS encoding IPT/TIG domain-containing protein — MLRSFPMRLVLLVYGLPLLALSGCDFGPAESLYDPDRQLDPDPVVHSLLPPERALAGVDEITIIGEHFAAETDRNVVFVGEQRAQILAASPEQIVIKAPQLPFTPTLSRPRATYDLRVAVIGAENFSTPLPYTLEAVSVDFADLKDFENAYGMTSDPEGNLYVSLFVNNVSDGIKKIAPDGTRSDYITTPFKWDDLALDDTGQLYAVRSVRAVFRFPAGGGTQETWAVIDDRTVRLTALTLDEYGYVWTGGPNPNLYRIAPTGTVEAIPFEATISDLVYHDGWLYIAAITEGHSVLYRMEVNQAQWGEPQLFFAFEDTFSARAHALAITADGALLVGSNAPDPLVLISPEGQAAPLFPGVVPPVLGALAWAQGTSIYARLDAANTEILLINTLHERP, encoded by the coding sequence ATGTTGCGTTCTTTCCCGATGCGTCTCGTACTGCTTGTTTACGGGCTTCCCCTACTGGCACTCTCCGGCTGCGACTTCGGGCCGGCCGAGAGCCTCTATGACCCCGACCGCCAACTGGACCCCGACCCCGTCGTACACAGCCTCCTGCCCCCCGAACGGGCACTGGCCGGGGTCGACGAGATCACCATCATCGGGGAACACTTTGCCGCCGAGACCGACCGGAACGTCGTGTTCGTAGGTGAACAACGTGCCCAGATCCTGGCGGCCTCGCCCGAACAGATCGTCATCAAAGCTCCCCAGCTCCCCTTCACACCCACGTTGTCCCGCCCGCGAGCCACCTACGACCTGCGCGTGGCCGTAATCGGCGCCGAGAACTTCAGTACGCCCCTCCCCTACACGCTGGAAGCCGTCTCCGTAGACTTTGCCGACCTGAAAGACTTCGAAAATGCCTACGGCATGACCTCCGATCCCGAAGGCAACCTGTACGTCTCCCTCTTCGTGAACAACGTCTCGGATGGAATCAAAAAAATAGCCCCGGACGGCACGCGGTCCGACTACATCACCACGCCCTTCAAATGGGATGACCTTGCCCTGGATGACACCGGGCAACTCTATGCCGTCCGCAGTGTCCGTGCCGTCTTCCGCTTTCCAGCGGGAGGAGGAACCCAGGAAACTTGGGCTGTGATTGATGACCGGACCGTCCGCCTGACCGCCCTGACACTCGACGAATACGGATACGTATGGACCGGCGGCCCCAATCCGAACCTGTACCGGATTGCACCAACCGGCACCGTCGAGGCCATTCCCTTCGAGGCCACCATATCCGACCTGGTCTATCATGACGGATGGCTTTACATAGCAGCCATAACCGAAGGACACAGTGTCCTCTACCGCATGGAAGTCAACCAGGCACAATGGGGCGAACCACAGTTGTTTTTTGCCTTCGAGGACACCTTCAGCGCACGCGCCCATGCCCTGGCCATCACGGCAGACGGCGCGCTCCTGGTCGGATCCAATGCACCGGATCCGCTCGTGCTGATTTCGCCTGAAGGGCAGGCCGCCCCCCTTTTCCCTGGCGTCGTGCCCCCGGTGCTGGGCGCACTCGCCTGGGCCCAAGGTACGAGCATCTACGCCCGCCTGGACGCCGCCAACACCGAAATCCTGTTGATCAACACCCTGCACGAACGTCCCTGA